A window of the Helianthus annuus cultivar XRQ/B chromosome 4, HanXRQr2.0-SUNRISE, whole genome shotgun sequence genome harbors these coding sequences:
- the LOC118491418 gene encoding secreted RxLR effector protein 161-like, with protein MTPGTQLTKTEEGDLVDATHYRSLIGSLRYLLHTRPDLCYPVSLLSRFMQEPKEQHLKAVKQILRYIKGTKEHGIIYKRQGGCKITGYSDSSFGVNTDKGKGTTGLVFYFGESPITWCTQKQQTVALSSCESEFMAATAAACQALWLKRLLSEIIGWKEEKITLRVDNVSAIALMRNPVFHGRSKHIDTRYHFIRECVENEDITVEHISGELQRADILTKALARIKFATMRELLGIQDLKQFMDVRD; from the coding sequence ATGACTCCAGGAACTCAAttaacaaagactgaagaaggagaTCTAGTAGATGCAACACATTACAGAAGCCTGATAGGTTCTCTCAGGTACTTATTGCATACAAGACCAGATCTATGTTACCCAGTCAGTCTGCTTAGTAGATTCATGCAAGAACCAAAGGAACAACACCTGAAAGCAGTAAAGCAAATACTACGTTacatcaaaggaactaaagagcATGGAATCATCTACAAAAGACAAGGAGGATGTAAGATCACAGGTTATAGTGATAGTAGTTTTGGAGTTAatacagacaaaggaaaaggaacaacTGGTCTGGTATTCTACTTTGGAGAATCACCTATAACCTGGTGTACACAGAAGCAACAGACAGTGGCACTATCATCATGCGAATCAGAATTCATGGCAGCCACTGCAGCAGCATGTCAAGCACTATGGCTTAAAAGATTGTTAAGTGAAATCATAGGATGGAAGGAAGAAAAGATAACACTCAGAGTAGATAATGTTTCAGCAATAGCACTCATGAGAAATCCAGTCTTTCATGGAAGAAGCAAGCACATTGACACACGCTATCACTTCATAAGAGAATGTGTGGAAAACGAAGATATCACTGTGGAACACATAAGCGGAGAACTACAACGAGCAGATATACTAACAAAGGCACTAGCAAGGATCAAGTTTGCTACAATGAGGGAACTGCTCGGGATTCAAGATTTGAAGCAATTTATGGATGTTCGAGATTAG
- the LOC110932872 gene encoding 26.5 kDa heat shock protein, mitochondrial — protein MKNPKPKRFPSPIPPRNRGPFPLAGAVEGLGNAIVEAATNMNRLLENLSPSRLIRRFKEKDESYTIKFQMPGLSKDDVKITVEDGMLFIRGEHKDEEEGSDDDEFWSAATYGYYNTSLMLPEDAKVEEIKAEMKDGVLHVVIPKDETKKKQIKEVHVG, from the exons atgAAAAACCCGAAACCAAAGAGGTTTCCGTCTCCGATTCCGCCAAGAAACCGCGGTCCGTTTCCCCTCGCAGGCGCCGTCGAAG GATTAGGGAATGCGATCGTGGAAGCGGCTACAAACATGAACAGATTACTCGAAAACTTATCACCATCACGTCTAATAAGGCGATTCAAAGAGAAAGACGAAAGCTACACCATCAAGTTTCAGATGCCCGGGTTGTCGAAAGATGATGTGAAGATCACAGTTGAAGATGGGATGTTGTTCATTCGAGGCGAGCATAAGGACGAGGAAGAAGGTTCTGATGACGATGAATTTTGGTCGGCTGCCACCTATGGGTACTATAACACTAGTCTCATGCTGCCGGAAGATGCGAAAGTGGAGGAGATTAAGGCGGAGATGAAGGATGGAGTGTTGCATGTTGTTATACCAAAAGATGAGACCAAGAAGAAGCAAATTAAGGAGGTTCATGTtggttag